The stretch of DNA AACATAAGTACATCCCAGATAAGGGTCCTGGTCAAAGTCTACGAAGCCTTCCCCGACGAAGGTTCGCGGGTGGCGGAACTTAGCTGGTCGCACCACAAGATCGCCGCCTACACCTCCGACCCGGCTCGCTGGATCGAAACGGCCGCCGATCAGGGAATGAGCACCCGGCAGCTGCGGAAGGCGGTAATCGACGAAGAAGGCTCCGAAGAACACAAGAAAGAGGCCCTGAAGGAAAAAGAAAGAGAAATAGAACGGGCGAAATCCGTCCTCAAGGAAGTCAGACTGGTAATCGCCCGCGGAGGCGTAGCGGCTCGGTGGCTGAATTCAGAGCTGCGGAAAATCATCGACGCATCAGCTGCATAAAGGGGGGGTTAAGCTGAACGTAATGGTTTCAAACCACGCGATAACCCAGTATGCGAAAAAGATGTTCCTGGGCAAAGAAGTGTCCAGGGAGACCATCCGCCAGATTTTAGCCGAGATCGTCGTTAAGGGCCAGCGCGTTTGCCAGCGGCCTTCCCGTGACGGTTGTTCAAATTTTGAGGTAAAATATAAGGGGTTGTCGGTAAATGCTTCTTTCGAGCCGGATAGGGTTATAGTTGTCACCTTCCTCGGGGATCGGACCTACCGGGGATGGGCAAGGGAGAAGGAGATCAAGCCCAGGTACCCGAAAAGCATCAGAATTTCCGAGCATAACCGGTATTCGCGCAAACAGTACAACCGGAAAAGCAACACCGCCTGATACAACAACAGAAGGGAGCCATCGAAGATGCGAAAATTCTGGGCAGGAAGGTTCGACTTTCCGATGCCGTTTTTTCTAGGACACATGATACCCGCCGGAAAAAATGCTGATCTGACCAGGTATCACGTTGGGGTATGCGATGTTTCGGTGCTGGTCAAGCCGTCGGCCGAAAGATACCCCGACGTTCAAGTGACCATTTCCGAACGACCTGAAAGCGTTGGGAGCGTTGCTCGCCGGTTCGAGTACATAGCGACGGATGTCGTCAGGCTGATAATTCCCCACATCCTGTACGACAACTTCCCTGTCAACAAAATCAGGTGGTTTCTTGGGTTTTTTGGGATGGAGAAAAATACCGAGGAAGTGTCGCTGTCGTGGGACAGAAAGAAGAAGCGTTTTTCCGCGAACAGAAGGGTTCGTTTCCCTGTGCCCAAAGCCAAGGAAACACTCTCTGGCCAGGGGACCAGTTTCCAGGAAGCGCTACTGTTGCGGCAGTTAGGGGGGGATGCTTCATGGTAAGCAAATTGGAAAACCGTAGGATGCGTTTCGACTTCCAGATGCCTTTCTTTTTTGCGGGCGCGACGTTCGCCCTGGGGGTTTGTAACGTGACCGCGGTGGTAAAGCCGAAGCCCGACGAATATCCCGACGTTTTCGTCACCGCCAGGAAAGCGTTGCGTGTGCTGTGGAAGAATTCTAGAGCGTAGTATTTTACGTTGCGGCGCAGATGCTCCGCCACGTCCTGCCGAAAGGATTCCCTTTAAAAAACTTCAGGTTCTTCATACACATCCCTGGACAGAGAGGACTTGATGGGGTGACAATGGAAATCGGATTGGCAGCGTTTCAGAACGTGGCTTTTGAACACCCCGAACATCCCCCAGGAAAAAATCCGCTGGGTCCAGGAGGAGAACCCTCTTACCAGCGAGGTCATAATGGCGTGGGATTCATCCGAAAGGCGCTACACTCGTCCGAGTTGGCGTCACCTGAAAAAAACCAATGACCACCTCCCCAAGCCTCGCGGCAGAATTGTCCGTGGGGCTCTTTTTTTTGAGGAGGGATTTTATGCTCTGGAGGACACACGTTCTAGGCGGCGCTGCGGCGGGCCTGCTGGTATCCGAACCGTCTGCCGCTATTTCGGCTATGGCGGTAGGGGCGGCGGCAGCGCTTTTGCCCGACATTGACTCGCCGTTTTCCCAGGTCGGGCGCAGGGTATTCCCCGCGGCCTGGATACTGAAACTCACCGTTGGGCACCGGGGCGTGTTCCACAGCGTCCTGGCCGCAGCGGTGGTTGCAGCTGCGTCCTGTTTTATCCCGACCGACATCTTGCCGCCGGCGCTGATGATGAAGGCGGTCTTTGCGGGATACCTCTCGCACATCCTGTTGGACAGTCTATCTGGAGGAACCTATGCCTTCTACCCGTTACCTGCGAGGGTGGGGGTGTCGCTGGTGTCGACCGGCGGTTTCCTGGAAAAGATCGTCCTGTCGCCGGCGCTTTTGATAGCTGTCTGCTGGCTTGCTGTAGTTCGCAAAATGTACCTTTTGTGAACCAAAAGGGCTAAAATGGACGCAAAAGGTATACCTCCGGACGCTGCTAAGGGCACTTTTTGAGTTCGCAAAAGGAAAGAGGGAATGATTGTCGAATGGATATTTATATGGATACGTTTACCAGGTTCGGGGAAAGCCTGCTGGCGAGGGGCCTGTCTCCCAGCACGGCGGACATCTATCTTGGCCACCTGCGCCGGTTCTTGTCCTGGGTGGAGGGGACCTACGGCAGTTCGGACCTGGCGCTGGTAACGCCGCTGGACGTGGCCGACTACAAGCGTTATCTGCAGAACAAAAACCGCAAACCTTCCACGGTGAACAACGCCCTGGACGCCATCGGGAGCTTCTTCGCCTGGGCAAAGGAGGCCGGGGTTGTCCAATCCGACCCGTCCCGGGGTATAAAGCGCCTGAAAGAGCAGAAAAACGCCCCGAGGTGGCTTGATCGCAAGGAAGTGGGGGCGCTGTTCAGGGCCGTGCAGAGTTACGGGAATAGCAAAGAGCGGGCGCTAATGATACTGCTTTACCACACCGGGCTTAGGGTTTCGGAGGCGGTATCACTAAAAGTGGCCGACGTGGTGATCAGGGAGCGCTCCGGTTTCGTCTGCGTCCGCTGTGGCAAGGGCGGCAAGTACCGCGAGGTTCCCCTGAACGTGACGGTGAGAAACTTCCTGGCCGACTACCTCAAGGACCTTCAGGGCGACTGGCTCTTTCCGGGCAAGAACGGCCCGATGACCCGGAGGGCGGCGGAGAAGGCCCTGGCGAAATTCGCCAGGCTTGCTGGAATAGAAGCGACTCCTCACCGGTTGAGGCACACCTTCTGTAAGAAGCTGGTGGACGAGGGGGAGTCGCTGGATAGGATCGCTGCGC from Peptococcaceae bacterium encodes:
- a CDS encoding metal-dependent hydrolase, with product MLWRTHVLGGAAAGLLVSEPSAAISAMAVGAAAALLPDIDSPFSQVGRRVFPAAWILKLTVGHRGVFHSVLAAAVVAAASCFIPTDILPPALMMKAVFAGYLSHILLDSLSGGTYAFYPLPARVGVSLVSTGGFLEKIVLSPALLIAVCWLAVVRKMYLL
- a CDS encoding tyrosine-type recombinase/integrase → MSSQKERGNDCRMDIYMDTFTRFGESLLARGLSPSTADIYLGHLRRFLSWVEGTYGSSDLALVTPLDVADYKRYLQNKNRKPSTVNNALDAIGSFFAWAKEAGVVQSDPSRGIKRLKEQKNAPRWLDRKEVGALFRAVQSYGNSKERALMILLYHTGLRVSEAVSLKVADVVIRERSGFVCVRCGKGGKYREVPLNVTVRNFLADYLKDLQGDWLFPGKNGPMTRRAAEKALAKFARLAGIEATPHRLRHTFCKKLVDEGESLDRIAALAGHENLNTTSRYTRPGLADLGAAVEKLAWE